From Bradyrhizobium erythrophlei:
GACGCGCGCCTGAGATCGTGCGGTGGGCTGTCTCCCCGTCTCATGGCTCGACGCTTTCGGCAATCGGCGCACGGCGCGCCGTTTTCATATCGGCCGCCGCTGCCGCGGGCGGTCTCGCCGGCGGGGGCTGTCGCGCCGGCGCAGGCTCTCTTGCCGTGGCGGCTTGCCCAGTCGCGTTGCGAACGCGCGCAAATATCTCCCCGCAGGGACCGAATGCGATCGCCTTGCCGTCATAGAGCACCAGCGCCATGTTCAGTGCGGCCAGCGCACTGGGACGATGCGATATGACAATGACGATGCAGCCCTGCAGGCGCAGGATCTGAATGGCGCGGGTCAGGGCGTTCTCGCCGTCGGCATCGAGATTGGCGTTGGGCTCGTCGAGCACGATCAGGAACGGATCGCCGAACACCGCCCGCGCCAGGCCAACGCGCTGCCGCTGCCCGGCCGACAGCGACATGCCGCCCTCGCCGATCCGGGTCGAATAGCCGTCCGGCAAACGCAGGATGATGTCGTGCACGCCGGCGATCTGCGCGGCTTTCAGGATCGCGTCGGAGCTTGCATTCTCGTCGAAGCGGCAGATGTTTTCGGCGACCGTGCCGTCGAACAGCGCCACGTCCTGCGGCAGGTAGCCGACATAGCGGCCGAGATCCTCGTTGCACCATTGATCGAGCGCGGCGCCGTCGAGCCGCACCACGCCGTTCTGCGACGGCCAGATTCCGACCAGCGCCTTGGACAGCGTGGTCTTGCCCGAGGCGCTGGCGCCGAGCAGCGCCAGTCCCATGCCGGCCTTGAGCGAAAACGAGATGTTCGAGACGATCGGCTTGGTCGCGCCCGGTGCCGTGACCGCGAGTTCCTGCACCGACAGCTCGCGGCAGGGGCGCGGCAGCACCACCGGCGGCGCCGGAGGTGCCGCGGTGGCCTTGCAGATGTCGCGCAGGCGCGTGATGCCCTGGCGCGCGGCGACGAGCTGCTTCCAGGTGCCAAGCGCGATTTCGACCGGCGCCAGCGCGCGGCCCATCATGATCGACGAGGCGATCATGATGCCGCCCGAGGCCCTGTCGGCGACGACGAGATAGGCGCCGAGGCCGAGCATGCCGGATTGCAGCACGTAGCGCAGCACCTTCGCCCCCGAGCCGAGATTGGCATAGACGTCGGTGGCGCGGATATTTTCCCGCAAATAGCGCTCGTTGGCCTGCGACCAGCGCGCGGTGAAGCGGTCGGTCATGCCGAGCGCGCGAATAACTTCGGCGTTGCGCTGGGTCGCGTCCGCCAGCACCTGGCGCTGGGCGCTGGAATCCATCGCCGCTTTCGCCGCGCCGCGCGACATCCGCTCGGTCAGCAATGTCATGGCGATGATCGCCGCGGTGCCCAGCAGCGCCGTCATGCCGATCGCCGGATGAAACAGGAACAATGCGACGAGGAAGATCGGGATCCAGGGCATGTCGAGGAACGCGGTCGGCCCCATGCTCGACATGAAGCTGCGCACCTGGTCCAGATCGCGCAACGGCTGCTGCATCAGCATCGGCTTCGCCCCGCGAAGCGGCAGCGTGGCGAGTGCGGTGTGGATCGACTGCTGCAGGCCGGCGTCGAACAGCGTGCCGACCCGGCACAGCATGCGCGTGCGCAGCGCGTCGAAATATCCCTGCACCAGATAGGCGAACAGCACCATCAGCGAAAGCCCGAGCAGGGTCGCGGTGTTGCGGCTTGGAATCACCCGGTCATAGACCTGCAGCATGTAGAGCGAGCCCGACAGCATCAGGATGTTGATGACGCCGCTGAATACGGCGATGCCGACCATGCGCCGCGCACTCTCGCGCAGTCCCACCGCCACGGGATCGTCGGACTGAAGCGTCGACCTGAGGCTGGAAATCGCGCGCGACGGAAACGTCGCCTCTGCGTGACCGTGAGCGATACTCATGCACTGCGCCCTCTCGGCTGCCATCGCAATTGCCGCGATCAAATCTCCTTGACGGCTGATACCGACCATTTTTCGGCAAGAATGCGACGACGGCGAAGAGTTCTGGACGGAGTCTGGACGGAGTTCGGAGTAAAACCACGGCGTGTGGTGTCATATTTTTCTGGACGCGTGTCATAATTTTCCGGACGATGGCGTCGTACCGGCCGCGCAAGATTTGCGGCCCGCCAGATTTTCAGAGCAAATACCGGACAACGCTTTCAGATTTTCCGCTCGCGGCCGGGTTGTTCTCGCCTCAAACGCATCAGCGTCACGGATTCGTCCGCCTATCACCTTGCTTCTCCCGCGCATTGGCCCCGGTGTCGGCTGAAAGCCGCCACGAAGCTAAATAATTCTTCATCTCTCGCATCACGTCGCCGCGGAAGTGATCACACGCGTCGGCCGTCAAGCAGTTTTGACGAGACAACAGGGGACGAACATGGCTCGCATCGCAAACGATTTTCATCACCATCACGCTGGTAACGGTCACCAAATGGATCCGGGCCCGCCCGCGCCGCCCGTCACAGATCCCGTTCCCCCCACCCCCCTGCCGCCGCCGCACCGGCTTTCTCTGACCTCGGCTTGACATTCAACGACGCCACGCGCGCGCTGGAAGGCGGACTGTGGCAAAATACGGTCTCGGAAGGCGGTCAGGGGCTCGGCAGCATCGGGCGATACACCACCGATCTCACCAACGTGCAAACCGGCCTGCAGGCGGAAGTAGCCGCGGGGCAATTCACCGGTGATACACTCACCCATGTCAACGCGATCCTGGCCGATATTACGACCTCGCTATCGGCGGCCACCGCCTCGTTGGATGGCGGCGGGACTTTCGGCAGCGTCGCCGCCGCGGAAACGGCGTTGCACAACAGCCATCTCGATATCCTCAATATCGTCAACAACGACGCCAATCTCGCCACGTTGGCGACACAAAACGGCGCGGCCGGATTTCTCGCAGCGCCCACAGCATTTGCCGCAGGCACCACGGCCGCGAACGCCCCTCACGCCACTTTCGCCGACATCGGCGCCATCTTCAACGATCTCGCCAACATCTCCATTGGCGGCATCAACGCCTCCAATACGGCGCAGGCGACGGCCGACACTAACGCGGCCATCACCGACCTGCAGAGTTTGATGGCGGCCAACCCGACGCTGTTCGGCGGTCTCACCGGCATCCATGCGGATACCATCGTGCGGCAACTTGAACTCGAGAAAACCTTCATCAACCAGGCCGGGGTAAGCCAGGATGCGGGACGGGCCAGCAACGACAATCTGCTCGACATCATCGACATCGTGCAGGGCGACAACAACCTGTTGAACATGGCAAACCAGAACGGCGTTCACGGCTTTACGCCCTTTGGCGACGCGCTGAACCCGACACCGAAATATATCGACAATTCGGACCAGACGAATTTCTGGGCCAACTTCATCGCCCAGTCCAACACGCTGGGACAGCAGGCGGAGAACCTGGTCGGCGGCCACGATGCAGCTGCGATCACCGCGCTGATCGGCAACATTCAGACCTTCGAAAAGACGGTGACCAATTTCGACGCTGCCCAGGGCGGCATCTTCGAAGCCCGCTTCGACAACGAACTGCTGGGCCAGACCAGCACGCTGGGCGCCGAGGTGAGCGCGATCATCAAGGGACTGCAAACCGGCAATGCGGCGCTGGTCACCGCCGCCGCGGAAGAGATGCACGCCAACGCCGCCGACGTCGGCGGCAACAACACTCCCGCGACCGGCGGCACCTACAATGCCGACGGCGCGACGGTGGCCGACGTGCTGTCGACAGCGGTGGCGGCTCCCGCGGTGGCCGCGGCCACGCCGGTGACCCCGGCACCGGCACCGGCGGCACCCGCTCCGGCACCGGCGGCACCCGTCGTGGCCGCGGCGCCGTCAGCGGCCACGCCCCCGGTCATCGATCCGCATCATTCGATTGCGGAGATGGCGCAGCATTTCCACCACATGTGGGGATAACGGCGGATCGACGTGACCTCCAGCCACCCGTCGCGTCGACGGGTCGCTGGAGGTCGGGCGATCGGGCGGTCCGGCTCTTGCCAGCTCTTGCGGTTTGAACCGTCAACACGACGCGGCCGGGCAGCCGCAAAACAAAGGGAAATGTTCATTCGTCGGGTTCGGCGAATCCTGATTTTGGGGGACGTGTCATTTGTGTACCGGTAACGATGGCTTCTTGCGGCGTATTGCACGGGCCAAGACGGAAGATCGTGCGATCGGGCGCGATGCGCCGGCGCGTGGCAGATTCGAAGTTAGCGTAAAGTCCAGGCGCCACCCTGATGGTGCCCGCTGCGGGCTCCCCGACCACGGAGCGCGCGCGTGAGGCAACGGAAAACCGATTACGGCACGATCATCCTGCACTGGCTGCTGGTGGCTGCGTTCGGCGTCGCCTTTGTCAGCGGATTGCGGATCGCGACCGAAGCACCCGGACGCGGCTGGATCAATCTGTTCGACGCCGTGCTGCCGCGCCAGAGCGTGTGGGTGGCGCACATGCAGGCCGCCATGGTGCTGGTGGCGGTGTCGATCGCCTACGTCGTCTATCTGGCGAAGTCCGGCCTCGGCCGCCGCGTCCAGTTCGACAAGATTCGCCTGCGCGGATTGTTCGGCCGCAAGCAGGCCAGGCTCGGCGCCTACAACATCGTCCTGTACTGGATCTTCTTCGTCACGATGCTGGCGCTGATCGTCAGTGGCGGGCTGTTGTATTTCGGCTTTTACGCCGGCCACGACGTGGCGACGCTGCACTGGTACGGAACCTGGGTGATAACGGCGTTCGCAGGCTTTCATGTGCTGGCGCATTTCCGGATCGGCGGCGCGTCGCAGCTGCTTCGGATTTTTCGCCCGACCCGTCTCACCGCGCCGCCGCCGCGGCTCGATGCCGTCGAATTGCTGACATTGCTCGCGGAGCAATCGGCGCGGCTGGCTCCCGACACCGCCCAACCGCCTGTCAATCCGGCACCGCCGCTCAACGACGGCGCGCGGGATCGGACGGCCGCCCAGAGTTCGACCGCGCAAGCGCGGCCCGCAGCCAGGGAGCAGAGCCGCGCTTCAAAGCCGCGCAATCCGACCTTCCAATCCAACCCTTTCGTCGTCGCCGCGGCCGTCGCCATCACCGGCGCGTCCGTCATCCTGGCGGCCGACCGGCTGGCGGTCGACCAGTTGCGGATTCACCGCATCACCAGCGTGGACGCGCCTGTGCTCGACGGCGACACCTCCGATCGGGCCTGGCGCAACATCACGCCGTTTTCGCTGATGACCAGCGAGGGCGGCAATTTCGACGGCACCGGCGAAACCAGAATCGAGATTCGCGCGGTGCACGACGGCACATGGGCGTATTTCCTGTTCACCTGGGAAGATCCGACCCGATCGCTGAAGCATTTGCCGCTGATCAAGGAAGTCAACGGGTGGCACGTGCTTCACGACGGCCTCGAGGCCGGCGACGAGCATGACTACAGTGAGGACAAGTTCTCGGTGCTGTTTACCACCATGAATGTGACGCTAGCGGGCGACCGGACGTTTCACGCCAGTCCGCAGCCGATTGCGGATGCGCCGGCGACCATGACCGGCCGCGGCCTGCATTTCACCGCGGCCGGCTACGCCGACGTCTGGCAATGGAAGGCGACCAGCGGCGGCTCGACCGGATGGATGGACGACGCGCATTTCGGTCCGCCTTTGGCTCCGACGCCGATGCAACTGCGCAATGTCGTTCCCTACAAGGGCGGTTTCGCGCCCGACCCGGGGACGGCAAATTACTCGGACAATTTTGTCGTCGACGCCGATGGCAGCGGCGGCGCCCGGCTGATCGCGCCCCGGCGGTTGCCAAGGGATCTGGCGGCCACGATCGCGGCCATGGGCCAGGTTGATATCGATCCCAACCACGGCGAGAACGAAGGCTCCCGCTGGTACATGACCGAGGATGAATCGATCCCGTATTCCGCGGAGGCCGATGCCCGCATCCCGGCAGGCACGGTCATCCCGGGCGTGATCATTGCCGGCGAGTTCACGGGCGATCGCGCCGATGTGCGATGCGCGGCGCGCTGGGCCTCGGGGCACTGGGCGCTGGAAGTGGCGCGCCGCCTCGACACCAACAGCCAATACGACGTGCCGATCAAGACCGGCGTCTTCATGCGGGTCGCGGCCTTCGATCACAGTCAGATCAGACATACCCGGCATGTCCGGCCAATCCGTATCGAGGTGGAATAATGGCAAAGACCTGTAAAGTGACGCTGAACAACGAGGCGTTCCTCGCGAATTGCGGGGACCTGCTGCTCGATTCGGCGTTGATGAACGGCATCGACCTGCCGCATGACTGCCGCAGCGGGATCTGCGGCGCCTGCCGCGTTCGCCTCGTCGATGGCAAGGTGTTCGGCGGCCAGGAACATGGTGACGACATGATCCACGCCTGCCAGGCCCGGGTCGTTTCCGATCTTGAGATCGTAAGCGAACCCGTGCCCGATCAGGTCTCCTTGCCGGGGCGGGTGGCTAAGCTGGTTCGGTTGGCGCCCGACGTCATCGGCGTCGACGTGGAGCTGCCGAAACCGCTTCACTATCTTCCCGGCCAGTATTGCAAGCTGCAGTTCCGCGGCTTCCCGGAGCGGTCTTTCAGCCCGACCTATCCGCTGGAGGGACGCCCTGATCCTCGCCTGCTGCATTTTCACATCCGGCGGCTTTCCGACGGGACCGTCTCCTCCGCGCTCGGCCGGGAGATCGGCATCGGCCATCGCGTCAAACTGACGGGGCCGCTTGGCACCGCCTTTCTGCGGCCAGATCATGCCGGCAGCATCGTTGTCGTCGCCAGCGGCACCGGCTTCGCGCCGATGTGGTCGATCGCGGTCGCCGCGATCATGGAGCGGCCACAGCGCGAACTGATCTTCGTGGTGGCGGCGCGAAAGCTGCAGTCGCTGTATATGCACAACGCGCTGTGCCGGCTGGCGCTGTTTCCCAACGTCACGATCATTCCGGTCGTATCGGAGCCGCAGAACGTCTCGCCCGCCATCCGCGTCGGACGGCCGACCGAGCATCTGCCGAATTTGTCGGCCGACGATGTGGTCTACACCTCGGGCGCGCCGGCCATGACCGAAGCAGTGGCGCAGATCGCACGCGCCGCCGGCGCCAAATGCTATACCGACCCCTTCGTCGCGAGCAGTCGACCCGACGACCCGGCCACGGTGGTGGGACGCCTCACCGGCTGGCTCAACAACCCGCGAAGCGGTCCGCCGATCGTGCGGCCGGCGCGGAAGCAGGCGAGCCGGATGGCCGCGCCGCGTGCCGCGTTCGGCAACGCGCGCTGAACGCATACGCTGATCGTGTGCGCGGGCTAGAAGGCAGTGGCTGGAGCCAGGCTGATACGGATCGACTTGTAATGGTCGAGCCGCGCAATCTCGCGATCGAGCTCGGCGCCGGGCGATTGTTTCGCCAGGCCTTCCTGCATCTCCGCGATCTCGGCCTCCAGTGCGGCAAGATCGAGATCCTCGACGGAAGTGGCGGATTCCGCGAGGATCGTGAGATCGTCCTGCGAAAATTCGGCCAGGCCGCCGAAAACCACAAACCGGTCGCGGATGTTTCCCGCGATCGCGGTCACGAGCCCGGGGCGAAGCATGGCGACAACCGGCGCGTGGCCGGCAAGGACGCCGAAATCGCCCTCTACACCGGGCAAATCGACCTGATCGACCTGGCCCGAGAACAACAGCTTCTCGGGCGATACCAGGCTCACTTGAAAGGTTGGCACAATGCTTTCCAGTCGTTCGTCGCATTATGCCGGCACTTTACCCGGCACAATGCCGAAGTCCAAACGGCCTGTCAGCGCCGCCCGGCTCAGCAGCCACGGCAGATGTTCTTAATCTTGGCGTCCAATCGGGCATTTTCCTCGGCGAGCAGATCGCCAGCCTGGCCCGTTGACGCCGCGGGCGCTGGCGCTGCCGCTGATGGCTTGACCCTGGCGGCCGATGCCGCAGCCTTGTCGTAACAAGCGAGGCGATCGCTGGACTTCGTGATCGACCGGCATTCGCTGGTTTGAGCGATCGCAGGCCCGCAAAACGTACAAAGCACGACCAACAGCGCAACGGCTTTCATCATTATTCTCCAAAAGGACTTGAGAATCATATTGTGCCGGATAGTCGCAGGTGCTGTTGATCCAACTCAAGGGGGATGACGGCATTTGCCGCTGCCGAACCCCGCTCGTTTGGGCCGTCGCGGATGAACCATTTGAGTTCGGGCAAGCCCGCCCACGCGCCGATGGCCCAATCATGCCCGTCCGCAGGTCCTGCCAGCAGGTAATTCCCTGTCCGGGCTTTTTTAGGAAATGACTCGGTCCGCGATTGTGTCGTACCGTCCGGCCACGTGCCCCCGAGCCCCCGCTGGCGATGGTTTACGTTGAGGAGTCTTTTCGATGGATTTAACACGGCTGGAGATCAACCGCCGCACCGCCCTGCTGACCTCGGCCGCAATTGCCGCAAATGTCATCAACCCGATGCGGGCCTTTGCGGAGGAGACGCCGCGCAAGGGTGGCGTTTTCAACGTTCACTATGGCGCCGAACAGCGCCAGCTCAATCCCAGCATCCAGGCGTCCACCGGCGTCTACATCATCGGCGGCAAGATCCAGGAAAACCTGGTCGATCTCGACGGCAAGGGCCAGCCGGTCGGCGTTCTCGCCGAAAGCTGGGAGGCCTCGCCCGACGGCAAGACCGTCACCTTCAAGTTGCGCAAAGGCGTCACCTGGCACGACGGCAAGCCGTTCACCTCGGCGGATGTCGAATTCACGGCCATGCAGATGTGGAAGAAGATTCTCAACTACGGCTCGACGCTGCAGCTGTTTCTCACTTCCGTCGACACCCCCGATCCGCAGACCGCCATCTTCCGTTATGAGCGGCCAATGCCGCTCAACCTGTTGCTGCGCGCGCTGCCGGATCTCGGTTATATCTCGGCGAAGCATCTGTATGAATCCGGCGATATCAGGCAGAACCCGACCAATCTCGCACCCGTCGGCACCGGTCCCTTCAAGTTCGTCAAATACGAGCGCGGCCAATACATCATCGCCGACCGCAATCCGGATTATTGGCGTCCCAATGCGCCCTATCTCGATCGCATCGTCTGGCGGGTGATCACCGACCGGGCCGCGGCGGCCGCGCAGATGGAAGCCGGCGAACTGGACTACAGCCCCTTCTCGGGCCTGACGATTTCCGACATGGCGCGGCTCGGCAAGGACAAGCGCTTCATCGTCTCGACCAAGGGCAATGAAGGCAATGCCCGCACCAACACCATCGAATTCAACTTCCGCCGCAAGGAATTGTCGGATGTCCGCGTCCGCCGCGCCATTGCGCACGCCATCAACGTTCCGTTCTTCATCGACAATTTCCTCGGCGATTTCGCCAAGCTCGGCACCGGGCCGATCCCGTCCACCTCGACGGATTTCTATCCGGGCGCGAACACGCCGCAATATCCTTACGACAAGGCGAAGGCGGCAGCGCTGCTCGATGAGGCCGGCTTCAAGCCCGGCGCCG
This genomic window contains:
- a CDS encoding type I secretion system permease/ATPase, which gives rise to MVGIAVFSGVINILMLSGSLYMLQVYDRVIPSRNTATLLGLSLMVLFAYLVQGYFDALRTRMLCRVGTLFDAGLQQSIHTALATLPLRGAKPMLMQQPLRDLDQVRSFMSSMGPTAFLDMPWIPIFLVALFLFHPAIGMTALLGTAAIIAMTLLTERMSRGAAKAAMDSSAQRQVLADATQRNAEVIRALGMTDRFTARWSQANERYLRENIRATDVYANLGSGAKVLRYVLQSGMLGLGAYLVVADRASGGIMIASSIMMGRALAPVEIALGTWKQLVAARQGITRLRDICKATAAPPAPPVVLPRPCRELSVQELAVTAPGATKPIVSNISFSLKAGMGLALLGASASGKTTLSKALVGIWPSQNGVVRLDGAALDQWCNEDLGRYVGYLPQDVALFDGTVAENICRFDENASSDAILKAAQIAGVHDIILRLPDGYSTRIGEGGMSLSAGQRQRVGLARAVFGDPFLIVLDEPNANLDADGENALTRAIQILRLQGCIVIVISHRPSALAALNMALVLYDGKAIAFGPCGEIFARVRNATGQAATAREPAPARQPPPARPPAAAAADMKTARRAPIAESVEP
- a CDS encoding ethylbenzene dehydrogenase-related protein → MRQRKTDYGTIILHWLLVAAFGVAFVSGLRIATEAPGRGWINLFDAVLPRQSVWVAHMQAAMVLVAVSIAYVVYLAKSGLGRRVQFDKIRLRGLFGRKQARLGAYNIVLYWIFFVTMLALIVSGGLLYFGFYAGHDVATLHWYGTWVITAFAGFHVLAHFRIGGASQLLRIFRPTRLTAPPPRLDAVELLTLLAEQSARLAPDTAQPPVNPAPPLNDGARDRTAAQSSTAQARPAAREQSRASKPRNPTFQSNPFVVAAAVAITGASVILAADRLAVDQLRIHRITSVDAPVLDGDTSDRAWRNITPFSLMTSEGGNFDGTGETRIEIRAVHDGTWAYFLFTWEDPTRSLKHLPLIKEVNGWHVLHDGLEAGDEHDYSEDKFSVLFTTMNVTLAGDRTFHASPQPIADAPATMTGRGLHFTAAGYADVWQWKATSGGSTGWMDDAHFGPPLAPTPMQLRNVVPYKGGFAPDPGTANYSDNFVVDADGSGGARLIAPRRLPRDLAATIAAMGQVDIDPNHGENEGSRWYMTEDESIPYSAEADARIPAGTVIPGVIIAGEFTGDRADVRCAARWASGHWALEVARRLDTNSQYDVPIKTGVFMRVAAFDHSQIRHTRHVRPIRIEVE
- a CDS encoding 2Fe-2S iron-sulfur cluster-binding protein; this encodes MAKTCKVTLNNEAFLANCGDLLLDSALMNGIDLPHDCRSGICGACRVRLVDGKVFGGQEHGDDMIHACQARVVSDLEIVSEPVPDQVSLPGRVAKLVRLAPDVIGVDVELPKPLHYLPGQYCKLQFRGFPERSFSPTYPLEGRPDPRLLHFHIRRLSDGTVSSALGREIGIGHRVKLTGPLGTAFLRPDHAGSIVVVASGTGFAPMWSIAVAAIMERPQRELIFVVAARKLQSLYMHNALCRLALFPNVTIIPVVSEPQNVSPAIRVGRPTEHLPNLSADDVVYTSGAPAMTEAVAQIARAAGAKCYTDPFVASSRPDDPATVVGRLTGWLNNPRSGPPIVRPARKQASRMAAPRAAFGNAR
- a CDS encoding F0F1 ATP synthase subunit epsilon → MPTFQVSLVSPEKLLFSGQVDQVDLPGVEGDFGVLAGHAPVVAMLRPGLVTAIAGNIRDRFVVFGGLAEFSQDDLTILAESATSVEDLDLAALEAEIAEMQEGLAKQSPGAELDREIARLDHYKSIRISLAPATAF
- a CDS encoding ABC transporter substrate-binding protein, which produces MDLTRLEINRRTALLTSAAIAANVINPMRAFAEETPRKGGVFNVHYGAEQRQLNPSIQASTGVYIIGGKIQENLVDLDGKGQPVGVLAESWEASPDGKTVTFKLRKGVTWHDGKPFTSADVEFTAMQMWKKILNYGSTLQLFLTSVDTPDPQTAIFRYERPMPLNLLLRALPDLGYISAKHLYESGDIRQNPTNLAPVGTGPFKFVKYERGQYIIADRNPDYWRPNAPYLDRIVWRVITDRAAAAAQMEAGELDYSPFSGLTISDMARLGKDKRFIVSTKGNEGNARTNTIEFNFRRKELSDVRVRRAIAHAINVPFFIDNFLGDFAKLGTGPIPSTSTDFYPGANTPQYPYDKAKAAALLDEAGFKPGAGGTRFSLRLLPAPWGEDISLWSTFIQQSLSEIGIPVEIVRNDGGSFLKQVYDDHAFDLATGWHQYRNDPAVSTTVWYRSGQPKGAPWTNQWGWEDQTVDKTIDDAATEIEPARRKALYAEFVKEVNTELPVWMPIEQIFVTVISAKARNHSNTPRWGSASWHDLWLSA